One genomic region from Quercus robur chromosome 4, dhQueRobu3.1, whole genome shotgun sequence encodes:
- the LOC126723899 gene encoding uncharacterized protein LOC126723899 isoform X2, with product MVAGQYLPPWFSVAPMMDWTDNHYRTLARLISKHAWLYTEMLAAETIVYQKDNLDRFLAYSPEQHPIVLQIGGNNLENLAKATELANPYHYDEINFNCGCPSPKVAGHGCFGARLMLDPKFVGEAMSVIAANTDVPVSVKCRIGVDDHDSYNELCDFIYKVSSLSPTRHFIIHSRKAMLNGISPAENRSIPPLKYEYFYGLLRDFPDLRFTINGGINCVDEVNAAQRAGAHGVMVGRAAYHNPWQVLGHVDSVIYGAPSSGITRRQILEKYQVYGDSVLGKYGIKPHVRDVVKPLLHLFYSEPGNGLWKRKADAAFQNCKSIKSFFEETLVAIPDSVMDSPVAEPLSGRDDLFENIDSLLPTPYKLREQEVLYA from the exons ATGGTTGCCGGGCAGTATCTTCCTCCCTGGTTTAG TGTTGCTCCAATGATGGACTGGACAGATAATCATTATAGGACTCTTGCCCGGCTCATATCGAAACATGCATGGCTCTACACGGAGATGCTTGCAGCAGAAACAATTGTTTATCAGAAGGATAATCTG GACAGATTCTTGGCATATTCTCCAGAGCAACATCCTATTGTGCTTCAAATTGGTGGGAACAATTTGGAAAACTTGGCAAAAGCTACTGAACTTGCTAATCCATACCACTATGATGAAATAAATTTCAA TTGTGGATGTCCTAGTCCAAAAGTAGCTGGACATGGATGCTTTGGTGCTCGTCTTATGCTTGATCCAAAG TTTGTGGGTGAGGCTATGTCAGTAATTGCTGCCAATACAGATGTTCCTGTTAGTGTTAAATGTCGAATTGGTGTCGATGATCATGACTCGTACAATGAGCTTT GTGATTTTATTTACAAAGTATCTTCTCTATCACCAACTAGACATTTCATAATACATTCGAGGAAGGCAATGCTCAATGGCATTAGCCCAGCTGAGAATCGAAGTATTCCTCCCTTGAA ATATGAGTACTTTTATGGTCTCTTGCGTGACTTTCCGGACTTAAGGTTTACAATCAATGGAGGCATAAATTGTGTTGATGAG GTCAATGCAGCTCAAAGGGCAGGAGCTCATGGTGTAATGGTTGGACGTGCTGCATACCATAA CCCTTGGCAGGTTTTGGGACATGTTGATTCTGTAATTTATGGTGCACCAAGCAGTGGTATTACACGACGTCAG ATCCTGGAAAAATATCAAGTGTATGGCGATTCTGTTTTGGGAAAATATGGAATTAAGCCACATGTACGGGACGTGGTGAAG CCTTTACTTCATCTTTTCTATTCGGAGCCTGGGAATGGCCTGTGGAAGCGCAAAGCTGATGCTGCATTCCAAAATTGCAAG tcaattaaatcattttttgaGGAAACCCTTGTTGCAATTCCTGACTCTGTCATGGATTCTCCTGTTGCGGAGCCACTATCCGGTCGTGATGATCTTTTTGAGAATATAGATAGCTTGCTTCCCACTCCATATAAATTGAGAGAACAGGAGGTACtatatgcttaa
- the LOC126723899 gene encoding uncharacterized protein LOC126723899 isoform X3 yields the protein MMDWTDNHYRTLARLISKHAWLYTEMLAAETIVYQKDNLDRFLAYSPEQHPIVLQIGGNNLENLAKATELANPYHYDEINFNCGCPSPKVAGHGCFGARLMLDPKFVGEAMSVIAANTDVPVSVKCRIGVDDHDSYNELCDFIYKVSSLSPTRHFIIHSRKAMLNGISPAENRSIPPLKYEYFYGLLRDFPDLRFTINGGINCVDEVNAAQRAGAHGVMVGRAAYHNPWQVLGHVDSVIYGAPSSGITRRQILEKYQVYGDSVLGKYGIKPHVRDVVKPLLHLFYSEPGNGLWKRKADAAFQNCKSIKSFFEETLVAIPDSVMDSPVAEPLSGRDDLFENIDSLLPTPYKLREQEVLYA from the exons ATGATGGACTGGACAGATAATCATTATAGGACTCTTGCCCGGCTCATATCGAAACATGCATGGCTCTACACGGAGATGCTTGCAGCAGAAACAATTGTTTATCAGAAGGATAATCTG GACAGATTCTTGGCATATTCTCCAGAGCAACATCCTATTGTGCTTCAAATTGGTGGGAACAATTTGGAAAACTTGGCAAAAGCTACTGAACTTGCTAATCCATACCACTATGATGAAATAAATTTCAA TTGTGGATGTCCTAGTCCAAAAGTAGCTGGACATGGATGCTTTGGTGCTCGTCTTATGCTTGATCCAAAG TTTGTGGGTGAGGCTATGTCAGTAATTGCTGCCAATACAGATGTTCCTGTTAGTGTTAAATGTCGAATTGGTGTCGATGATCATGACTCGTACAATGAGCTTT GTGATTTTATTTACAAAGTATCTTCTCTATCACCAACTAGACATTTCATAATACATTCGAGGAAGGCAATGCTCAATGGCATTAGCCCAGCTGAGAATCGAAGTATTCCTCCCTTGAA ATATGAGTACTTTTATGGTCTCTTGCGTGACTTTCCGGACTTAAGGTTTACAATCAATGGAGGCATAAATTGTGTTGATGAG GTCAATGCAGCTCAAAGGGCAGGAGCTCATGGTGTAATGGTTGGACGTGCTGCATACCATAA CCCTTGGCAGGTTTTGGGACATGTTGATTCTGTAATTTATGGTGCACCAAGCAGTGGTATTACACGACGTCAG ATCCTGGAAAAATATCAAGTGTATGGCGATTCTGTTTTGGGAAAATATGGAATTAAGCCACATGTACGGGACGTGGTGAAG CCTTTACTTCATCTTTTCTATTCGGAGCCTGGGAATGGCCTGTGGAAGCGCAAAGCTGATGCTGCATTCCAAAATTGCAAG tcaattaaatcattttttgaGGAAACCCTTGTTGCAATTCCTGACTCTGTCATGGATTCTCCTGTTGCGGAGCCACTATCCGGTCGTGATGATCTTTTTGAGAATATAGATAGCTTGCTTCCCACTCCATATAAATTGAGAGAACAGGAGGTACtatatgcttaa
- the LOC126723899 gene encoding uncharacterized protein LOC126723899 isoform X1 encodes MMKLTGYSLPASSTPIYLNILKKHSIFSSNIFQRNPTKSKGPSTYTRKDQVLADAAMVAGQYLPPWFSVAPMMDWTDNHYRTLARLISKHAWLYTEMLAAETIVYQKDNLDRFLAYSPEQHPIVLQIGGNNLENLAKATELANPYHYDEINFNCGCPSPKVAGHGCFGARLMLDPKFVGEAMSVIAANTDVPVSVKCRIGVDDHDSYNELCDFIYKVSSLSPTRHFIIHSRKAMLNGISPAENRSIPPLKYEYFYGLLRDFPDLRFTINGGINCVDEVNAAQRAGAHGVMVGRAAYHNPWQVLGHVDSVIYGAPSSGITRRQILEKYQVYGDSVLGKYGIKPHVRDVVKPLLHLFYSEPGNGLWKRKADAAFQNCKSIKSFFEETLVAIPDSVMDSPVAEPLSGRDDLFENIDSLLPTPYKLREQEVLYA; translated from the exons ATGATGAAGTTAACTGGATATTCTTTACCAGCTTCATCtactcctatttatttaaatatccTTAAAAAACACAGCATATTTTCTTCCAATATTTTTCAGAGAAATCCTACCAAATCAAAAGGACCGTCTACTTATACACGAAAAGATCAAGTACTTGCAGATGCTGCGATGGTTGCCGGGCAGTATCTTCCTCCCTGGTTTAG TGTTGCTCCAATGATGGACTGGACAGATAATCATTATAGGACTCTTGCCCGGCTCATATCGAAACATGCATGGCTCTACACGGAGATGCTTGCAGCAGAAACAATTGTTTATCAGAAGGATAATCTG GACAGATTCTTGGCATATTCTCCAGAGCAACATCCTATTGTGCTTCAAATTGGTGGGAACAATTTGGAAAACTTGGCAAAAGCTACTGAACTTGCTAATCCATACCACTATGATGAAATAAATTTCAA TTGTGGATGTCCTAGTCCAAAAGTAGCTGGACATGGATGCTTTGGTGCTCGTCTTATGCTTGATCCAAAG TTTGTGGGTGAGGCTATGTCAGTAATTGCTGCCAATACAGATGTTCCTGTTAGTGTTAAATGTCGAATTGGTGTCGATGATCATGACTCGTACAATGAGCTTT GTGATTTTATTTACAAAGTATCTTCTCTATCACCAACTAGACATTTCATAATACATTCGAGGAAGGCAATGCTCAATGGCATTAGCCCAGCTGAGAATCGAAGTATTCCTCCCTTGAA ATATGAGTACTTTTATGGTCTCTTGCGTGACTTTCCGGACTTAAGGTTTACAATCAATGGAGGCATAAATTGTGTTGATGAG GTCAATGCAGCTCAAAGGGCAGGAGCTCATGGTGTAATGGTTGGACGTGCTGCATACCATAA CCCTTGGCAGGTTTTGGGACATGTTGATTCTGTAATTTATGGTGCACCAAGCAGTGGTATTACACGACGTCAG ATCCTGGAAAAATATCAAGTGTATGGCGATTCTGTTTTGGGAAAATATGGAATTAAGCCACATGTACGGGACGTGGTGAAG CCTTTACTTCATCTTTTCTATTCGGAGCCTGGGAATGGCCTGTGGAAGCGCAAAGCTGATGCTGCATTCCAAAATTGCAAG tcaattaaatcattttttgaGGAAACCCTTGTTGCAATTCCTGACTCTGTCATGGATTCTCCTGTTGCGGAGCCACTATCCGGTCGTGATGATCTTTTTGAGAATATAGATAGCTTGCTTCCCACTCCATATAAATTGAGAGAACAGGAGGTACtatatgcttaa
- the LOC126723898 gene encoding protein TAB2 homolog, chloroplastic, translating to MSHTLLSVPYTTPMASLSFNTTRIRTPTLQSHKPISKFSSLAKPIKVSFTFLTKPSRRNQQKLHPIRSSSVSESSVFAPKEVEFDDDDEEEDDPTAELSYLDPETDPGSILEWELDFCSRPILDIRGKKLWELVVCDSSLSLQYTKYFPNNVINSVTLKDAIVSISDDLGVPLPEKIRFFRSQMQTIITKACKELGIKPIPSKRCLSLLLWLEERYEAVYMRHPGFQKGSKPLLALDNPFPMELPENLFGEKWAFVQLPISAVREEVSSLDTRLVFGAGLDLDLLGIEIDDKTLIPGLAVATSRARPLAAWMNGLEVCSIEAELSRASLILSVGISTRYIYATYKKTPVTTNEAEAWEAAKKACGGLHFLAIQEDLDSDDCVGFWLLLDLPPPPV from the exons ATGTCTCACACTCTCTTATCAGTTCCATACACTACTCCAATGGCTAGTCTAAGCTTCAACACCACCAGAATCAGAACTCCAACACTTCAATCCCACAAACCCATCTCCAAATTTTCCTCTCTCGCAAAACCCATCAAAGTTTCATTCACTTTCCTCACAAAACCTTCAAGAAGAAACCAACAAAAACTCCACCCTATCAGGTCTAGTTCTGTGTCAGAAAGCTCAGTTTTTGCACCGAAAGAAGTggaatttgatgatgatgatgaagaagaggacGACCCAACTGCAGAACTGAGCTATCTTGACCCGGAAACCGATCCCGGGAGCATTTTGGAGTGGGAGCTGGATTTTTGCTCTAGGCCTATACTAGATATCAGAGGGAAGAAGCTGTGGGAGCTAGTTGTATGTGACAGTTCTCTTTCACTTCAATACACAAAGTATTTTCCTAACAATGTTATCAATAGTGTTACTTTGAAGGATGCTATTGTATCAATAAGTGATGATTTGGGAGTCCCTCTACCGGAGAAAATCCGCTTCTTTAG GTCACAGATGCAAACAATTATAACAAAAGCATGTAAGGAGCTTGGTATAAAACCTATTCCAAGTAAACGG tGCCTTTCACTACTTCTATGGCTGGAAGAACGTTATGAGGCTGTATATATGCGTCATCCCGGTTTTCAAAAGGGATCTAAACCGCTTCTAGCATTAGACAACCCTTTCCCAATGGAGCTTCCTGAGAATCTGTTTGGTGAAAAATGGGCCTTTGTCCAATTGCCAATTTCAG CTGTTCGTGAGGAGGTCTCATCCTTGGACACAAGATTGGTGTTTGGTGCAGGTCTAGATTTGGATTTACTGGGAATTGAAATTGATGATAAGACATTAATTCCGGGACTGGCTGTTGCCACTTCACGTGCTAGACCTTTAGCAG CTTGGATGAATGGACTGGAAGTCTGTTCAATTGAGGCGGAACTCAGTCGTGCTTCCTTGATTTTATCTGTTGGAATTTCTACTCGCTATATCTATGCTACCTACAAGAAAACTCCTGTAACAACAAATGAAGCTGAAGCTTGGGAAGCAGCTAAAAAAGCCTGTGGAGGCTTACATTTCCTTGCCATCCAAGAAGACTTAGATTCAGATGATTGTGTTGGATTTTGGCTCCTACTAGACTTGCCACCTCCACctgtataa